The region CTGGGATCCGCCTTCGCGGGCAACGCGTGAGCAAAAGCAACGCATCGGTAGTGGAGAGTCGGCCTATTCCGTATTGCACGAGGGTTCGCCGGGTATTGGCGGAACCCTGGACTGGTCAAGGTTGTGGGATCGTTAACCCGTAAAAATATATTATGCCTGCGAATTATAAGTCTCAATATCGCCTATTTAATTAAGGTTTATTATTTTTCGGTTAATGTGTTTGTTCTTTGGTGGCGTTTGTTTTAACGGCAAATAATACCTCTCTTGATTTAATGGAAATGAGCGCCTGCATGGGCCTTATTACAGGAGTTTATTGTGGAAAAGGGTATCCCCGTTATTTTCCTGTTCTTATTATTACCCTGGAGCCACCCGGCCGCCGCCGCCCGTTATGAGAGGGGGCAGGAAGAGGTCTCGCCCGTGCTGTTTCGCAAGAAGCTCAAAGAAATGGCCCACGGCCTGTGGGACGAAATGGGTCATGAAAAACAGCGGCCTTCGGTATCTACGCAAGGCGAAAACAATACGCTGGCCCTGCGTAAAGGTTGCGAGACCCGGGGAAAAACTGCCTCTGCCACGGCTGAACCGCATACGTCGGCCTTACCGCGTGAAGAACAACCCTTGCTTATCGACGGTTGCTAGCCCCTTACGGCATTAATGGAGTTTATGCTTTTGAAATGGACCTCTGTGGTTGCGGCGGCGTTCGCCTTGCTGGCGTCTGGCTGTTGCCATTCATTCGTCGACCGGCAGGCTCAGCCTGCAACCTACGGCGCGAATGACGGTGCCGGTGACTATCGGCAGCGGTTTAACGGCCTGTTGCAACATCTCTGGTATGTAGAACAAATTCGCTCGGAACAGACGCGGCTTGCCGAGTTGCGCGCAGAGCGAAAAGCGCTGGAGGCCGCTATCCATCAACGGGAATCAGAGTTACCCCCTGTGGCGACCGTCGCGTATCCCCATCAGCACCAAGAATTGCAGTGCGGCTTCGCATCGGTTGTTAACCGTTGCCTGGCCGTGAAGCGGTTGCCGATCCCGGTGATGGGCGCGCATCGGCTGTATGTCGGTACTTTTTGTCGCGTGTGGATCAACTGGCGGCAGGTGGGGTGCCGAGCCGCGGGAGGAGTAAGGTAAATATCATGTTGGGAGTGTATCAATGAAACGGATTTTTCTGGCCTGCGTGGCGCAGTGTTGTGCTTTCTCTTCGCAAGCGTCGGTTGATTTGCAATACCACGCTGCGCTACCGCCGGATAACAAAGTCTCTGAGGATTATCAGCAAAAACGCAGCGGGCTACAGCACAAGATATGGAGCGCCGAAGGCGTGGCGCTGGCCAATGAACAGGCGCTTGAGCGGGAGCGGCAACAGGGGGTTAGCGAGCAGGCGAACAGACGGCGCAACAGCGCGATGTTCGGCGAGCGTCGTTGCGGCAATAAACCCCCGCAGGGCGGAACGTGCCTGCAACCTGGCCGCGATAGGGCTTTCCCGAATATCAAACGCCGTCGCTGATAGCCGGAAGGGCGACGTCGTTACCGCCTCGTGATTTGCCGGCGGTGCATCTGTCCAACCTCGAATTGCCCGATGATTTTTTGGCTGCGCGGTTGGAGTTTCTGCGCGGCTAGGCCGGCCGGCAATACTCTTTCAGCATGGCGATGGCATCCGGCTTAAGTTGGTAAAGATAGACCGGCCTGCCTGTCGTGCCGTACAGAATACGGGTGCCAAGGATGCCGCTTTCTGCGAGATAGATCAGATATTTGCGGCAGGACACGCGCGAAATGCCGATGGCGTTGGCCAGATTGTCGGTGGAGAATTCGCCGTCATGTTGCTGTTCGATCCATTCGCACACCGTACTCAGCGTGATGGTGGTCAGCCCTTTCGGCAGTTTCTTGCCTTCGCTGCTGCTGGGCTGGCGGCGCAGCAGGCTGTCGACGTCGCTCTGCGAGAACTCGCGTTGCGCCAGGATCTGCGACTGCTGTTGGTAGTTGTTCAACGCCTCTTTGAATCGGGTGAACTGGAAAGGCTTGATCAGATAATCCACCACGCCGTAGTGCAGGGCGCGCTGCACCGTGTCCACGTCGCTGGCGGAAGAAATGATGATGACGTCGGTTTTTTCGCCCAGCTCGCGCAGGCCGGGCAGCAGATCCAGCCCGTTTTCCTGCTGCATATAGATGTCCAGCAGCACCAGATCGACCGGGACGTTGGCGTCGGCCAGCAACGCGCGCGCCTGCGCCAGCGTGGCGACCGTCGCCTGGCAGTGAAAACCGCTGACCTGGCTCAGATAGTATTTATTGAGTTCTGCAACCATCGGATCGTCGTCGATAATCAATACGTTAATCATGGGTTCAGCCCTTGGCCCGATAGGGAATATGCACAAAAAATTGGGTTAACTCACCCGGTTCAGAGTCGAAATCAATGCTGCCGCCCAGCTTCTCCAGGCTGCTGCGGATCAACGCCAGCCCGATACCGCGCCCCGGTCCTTTGGTGGAAAAACCCTGTTCAAAAATGCGTGCGCCGATGGCCGGATCTATGCCGGGGCCGTCATCACTGACAATACAGTGTAAGTGATTCTCATTATGATGGAAGCTCAGGTTGATCTCATGCCCTTCAACGCCGTCGATGGCGTCGATGGCATTTTCAATCAGATTGCCCAGCACGCTGATCAGCACATGGGTAGTTTCCGCATCGTCGCTTTCCGGCAGCAGGCTGGCGTCATCAATGGTCAGCTCAATGCCGGCCTCATGAGCGCGGCTGATCTTGCCGATAAAGAAACCTGCGACTTCCGGCGACTGGATCTTGCGCAGCAGCGCGCCGATTTCTTCCTGGTAGTTGCTGGCGGTATTGATAATGTAGTTTTCCAACTGCTGATAAGCCTTCATATGCAACATGCCGAGGATCACGTGCAGCTTGTTCATAAACTCATGCGACTGTACGCGCAGCGCATCGGCGTAGTGTGCCATGCCGCTCAGGCGCTGCACCAGTTGGCTGACCTCGGTTTTATCGCGGAAGGTGGCGATGGCGCCGATAACCTGGCCTTTGGCGATCACCGGCACGGTATTGGTTAACAGCTCGCTGCCGTTAAAACTGATCTGCCGGTCGCGCAGCGGCTTGCCGCTGACCAGGACCTCCGCCAGGTGCAGCTGGGCCGGCCAATGTTTGCTGGCGGATTCCAGCAGCAAATTCTCAAGCGGCCCGCATTGACGCAGCAGCCGTTTGGCTTCGTCGTTGACAATGGTAATGCGTGACTGGTTATCGACCGCAATCACGCCTTCTTTAATCGACTGCAGCATGGCGTTGCGTTGTTCGAACAGGTTGGAAATTTCGTAGGGTTCAAAGCCGAGCATGATGCGCTTCAACGCCTTCACCAGGAAGAAAGTGCCAAGCGTGCCGACCAGCGCGGCGAAGGCGATGGTCCAGTAAATAATCCAGCGGCTTTCGCCCAGCACCCGGCGGACGGTATCCAGTGCGATGCCGAGCGACACCACGCCGATCTGCTGCCGTTGCGCGTCATAGACCGGGACAAAAACCCGCAATGACGGCCCCAGCGAACCGCGAGTGATGGCGCTGTTGGTTTTGCCGTGCAGCGCAGGCTCCAGGTCCTCGCCGATAAAATGCTGGCCGATGCGCCAGGGTTTGGGGTGCGAGTAGCGAATGCCGTTCATATCGACCACCACCACGAACAGCAACTCGTTCTGCTTACGCACCTGCTCGGCAAAGCGCTGGATCTCGCCGCTGCGATCCTGACGTTCAAGCCCCCCGACCACGGTGGAAGAGAGCGCCAGCGTATTGGCAATCGCCATCGCTTTTTGCTGCAACCGATCCTGCCCCTCTCGGTTCATCTGCACAAAAAACAGCGCGAACACCACCAGCAGCACCGAAGCAATAATGGCGGACACCATCAGCGTGAGTGTGGTGCTGAGCTTCAGCGGGATCCGTTGTTTTGGCATGGCGGTTCTCCGAATGGCGATATCAACGATTCTTGCGGGGAATAGGTTGCAGGGCAGTGACCGGCAGCAGGTTATAACATGCCGCCGCCGGGTGAGGGATTATTTTAGTTACAAAAGCCGTATTCAGGGCTGGTGGTAGATTTCCAGCGCCTGTTGGCCGCTGGCGCCCTGATGGATGATCGCCATGAGCGCACTGACCACTTTTGACGGGTTGCTGTGCTGATAAACGTTGCGGCCATACACCATGCCGGATGCGCCCTGCGCCATGAGTGCGGCAGATTTCTCCAGCACCGCGCCCAGTTCGCCTTTGCCGCCGCCGCGCACCAGCGTCGGGCAGCGCGCCGCTTCCACGATGCGGTGAAAATCCTCCACCCGCTCGGTCGGGTCGGCCTTGATGATGTCGGCACCCAGTTCACGCGCCAGCCGCACCAACGGCACCATTTTTTCCACATCGCCCAGCGAGCCGTAAGCGGCGCCCTGGCCGGGCGGGGCCATCACCAGCGGTTCGATCATCAGCGGCATGGCGTAGCGATCGCAGGCATGGCGCAGCCGGCCGATGTTTTCCACGCACTGGCGGAAAATGCCGGGTTCATCGGGGATCAGGTACAGGTTAACTACCACCGCTGCGGCATCCATTTGCAGCGCGGCGAGGATCGGTGCATCCGGATTATGCAGCACCGCCCACATTTCGCGGTGGCGGGCGGCATTATAGGCATTGCCGACGTCGGTGCG is a window of Serratia plymuthica DNA encoding:
- a CDS encoding sensor histidine kinase — encoded protein: MPKQRIPLKLSTTLTLMVSAIIASVLLVVFALFFVQMNREGQDRLQQKAMAIANTLALSSTVVGGLERQDRSGEIQRFAEQVRKQNELLFVVVVDMNGIRYSHPKPWRIGQHFIGEDLEPALHGKTNSAITRGSLGPSLRVFVPVYDAQRQQIGVVSLGIALDTVRRVLGESRWIIYWTIAFAALVGTLGTFFLVKALKRIMLGFEPYEISNLFEQRNAMLQSIKEGVIAVDNQSRITIVNDEAKRLLRQCGPLENLLLESASKHWPAQLHLAEVLVSGKPLRDRQISFNGSELLTNTVPVIAKGQVIGAIATFRDKTEVSQLVQRLSGMAHYADALRVQSHEFMNKLHVILGMLHMKAYQQLENYIINTASNYQEEIGALLRKIQSPEVAGFFIGKISRAHEAGIELTIDDASLLPESDDAETTHVLISVLGNLIENAIDAIDGVEGHEINLSFHHNENHLHCIVSDDGPGIDPAIGARIFEQGFSTKGPGRGIGLALIRSSLEKLGGSIDFDSEPGELTQFFVHIPYRAKG
- the dcuR gene encoding two-component system response regulator DcuR translates to MINVLIIDDDPMVAELNKYYLSQVSGFHCQATVATLAQARALLADANVPVDLVLLDIYMQQENGLDLLPGLRELGEKTDVIIISSASDVDTVQRALHYGVVDYLIKPFQFTRFKEALNNYQQQSQILAQREFSQSDVDSLLRRQPSSSEGKKLPKGLTTITLSTVCEWIEQQHDGEFSTDNLANAIGISRVSCRKYLIYLAESGILGTRILYGTTGRPVYLYQLKPDAIAMLKEYCRPA
- a CDS encoding class I fructose-bisphosphate aldolase, encoding MQLSSKVRMNRLFNDGKCLDVAIDHGIANEPDFLIGLEDIERVMGSLIAARPDAIQVNYGQADLLQRSPLRDKPALVMRTDVGNAYNAARHREMWAVLHNPDAPILAALQMDAAAVVVNLYLIPDEPGIFRQCVENIGRLRHACDRYAMPLMIEPLVMAPPGQGAAYGSLGDVEKMVPLVRLARELGADIIKADPTERVEDFHRIVEAARCPTLVRGGGKGELGAVLEKSAALMAQGASGMVYGRNVYQHSNPSKVVSALMAIIHQGASGQQALEIYHQP